A single genomic interval of Antarcticibacterium arcticum harbors:
- a CDS encoding DNA topoisomerase IV, which produces MNRIFSLLTIILIFLFNSCYSPERDCSRFKTGTFEFETYLNGEMVKSTFVRTDSIEIDRFQDKTDTSSVRWINDCEYIVKNLKPKNRAEQQPLHIKILTTDKNSYTFEYGLVGESNKQRGTVRKVE; this is translated from the coding sequence TTTTTCACTCCTTACTATAATTTTAATCTTTCTATTTAATTCCTGTTATTCTCCGGAAAGAGATTGCAGCCGCTTTAAAACCGGGACCTTTGAATTCGAGACCTATTTAAACGGAGAAATGGTAAAATCTACCTTTGTAAGAACAGATTCTATTGAAATTGATCGCTTTCAGGATAAAACAGACACTTCCAGTGTTCGCTGGATCAATGATTGTGAATATATAGTAAAGAATTTAAAGCCCAAAAATCGCGCAGAGCAACAGCCTTTACACATTAAGATACTTACCACAGATAAAAATTCCTATACCTTTGAATACGGCCTGGTTGGGGAATCTAATAAACAAAGGGGGACTGTGCGAAAAGTTGAATGA